CCTGTTCCTGTTACAACGCAGCCACGGTGTGAATTTCAAGTTTCTCTCAGATTTATCAGCCACTCATTTGTTATTTCCTCTCTGTAGATAGATATCGATCTGCTCTATAAATGCTGGTCATTTTTCATTTAATTgcagtgctgtgctgtgctgtgtattATTTCACACACCATGCATTGAGGAGTCTTGTTTGTATTTGGGGGTCATGTGGAGACGACCTGATACTCTGCCCATCTGACATCACGGAAAAACAGGACAAGTGAACATGTAGCTGTAGGGAGAAGGCTTACCTGCACTACTCAAGAAGGAATTCAAAAAAGGGAATGGTTGTACATGCAGTTTCCTCTAatctgtacagtatattataaaaGAACCACCCAGCCATAGGAGTATTAGACCAAGGGAGTTTTCTTGAGAgggtgttttatgttttgtgatGTACTGTAAATTGGTATACAACTCAGTATGTGAGCTTCCAATAAAAACGGCATTGTTTTCAATCTAAAACACAAGAGGGTAAAATTAGGGAGTTGGTGACTTCTATAAGCAACAGATGCACATGACTGTTGTGAATAACTAGAGATTGAATAACGCTGTGGCCACAACCTCCTCACCAATGAGATCTGCATAGTCATTCACATGGGCTAGACCCATTCTTTCCCCTCTATTGTCCCTGCGTCTGGGAGTGGTGAGTCAAAGCGGTTAGAACAGGCCACAAAAGGAGCTGAGCAACAAACCTTGCCGTGAACCCTTAAGCCCTCACACATTCACCACTTACTTTCATAACCACTCAATGAGCAAAGCTAAAACATACAATAGTTTACCTTCTCGTTACTCAGAGCTTGTTGAAAAGGTTCCGTCAAGTTGCAGCAGCCGTAAAGGAAAAAAAAGTCTGCTTTGCCAGGAGTAGTTACATAAGGTTTTCCACAGGTCGCATGCTTTCCAGTCAGACAAACCTGCAACTATTTCTGCTAGTTATCTGGAATAAGATAAAAAttactgtgtttacacaggcagcccaattctgatattttacccactaattggtcttttgaccaatcacatcagatatttttcccAAAAtatctgtgattggtcaaaagttcaaatggagaaagaaagatcagaattgggctgcctgctTAAACGAAGCCTAAGCACCTCAACATGTGGTGCCAAAGGGTTCTTCTTGCTGTTAAATCATTAGGTGGCAAGTATAACAAGACCATGCTATCAAGCTGAGTCAGCTAGATAGTTATTAATATCAGACAGGCAACTCCATGCGATGTCTATGTAATTACTCTCAAGCACATCTAATAAGATTTTTGGAACAAGTTATTGACTGGAGTTAAATTGTTGCCAACCTGTCCTTAAAATATTTGTTTGAATCACAAATATGATATTTTGCATTATGACAGACTAAGAGTGATGagttgcgcagtggtctaagacacggCATTGCAGTGCTTGTGGTGTCACTACaggcccgggttcgatcccaggctatgtcacaagtggccgtgaccgggagtcccatagtgtggtgcacaattggtcgagtgttgtccgggttagaccggggggggggggggtttacttggctcatcgcgctctagtccttgtggcaggccgggcgcatgcaggctgacttcggtcatcagttgaaaggtgtttcctctgacacattggtggggCTGGCTTCCCAGGTTTAGCGGGCAGGTGtcaagaagcgcggtttggtgggtcatgtgtCGGAGGATGGATGACTCgacctctcctgagcccgttggggagttgtagcgatgagacaaaataacaattggatatcacaaaattgagaaaaagggggtaaaaatatacacttagaaaaatatatatttttatgtcatCACTGATGACTAACTTCTAGCTACATATTTCTCAATTTATCCAGGTCTGTGAAAAATATTTTACTCAAAATCATCTGTTCTGGGAAGGAATTTTATTTGTAAATGTTTACAAAAGTGGCAAATCtgcaaattgtttattttttatcttatgACTAAAACAGTAGCCAACAAACCTCTGCAGTCTAGTCTGCATTACCTTAGTGACCATCaacaaaaaattatataattaattGACCTAAGAAAGGACAGCAGCATGGAACTAAAATGATAAACTAGGGACAAAGAACATGAAAATGTTTGTCGTAAAAGCCAGTATGCACTATAAGGcgcttcaacaaactactgaaaCATACACCACTTCCACGCAGAAATCGAAGGTTTTTATTATAACAGTGTAAGGCATTAATACCCTGAGTTATACAAGCTAAGAGGGTAATGATAGTTAATGCAATAGGGGGAAAAGGACAACGATGACCAACTCATGTGGCTGTATGTTTCTAAACCAATAATTAATTTGCTTGAATATCGAGCCACAAGGGCCATAAATCATAATATAAATAGAAGCAGCGTCAGACTATTCAGTGACGTCACAGTAGTGTATCGGCTATGAGTCCTCAAGTCTCTCCAGTGCCTCTTCTATCCACGACTGCAGGTGGAGATGTCAACATAAAAAAGGTGGGGAGACAAAACATGGGCGTGGCTAGAAATGAGGGTTGGTGACACCCACTCCTTGGCATTCGATGATGTAGGTGTCATTGCTGGCATTCTCATCTTCTGCCTTGGTCACTGTAAACTTAGCCTGGGAATAAGGACAACACTTTCTATTAAAAAGTTGACTGGTTTTATAAAAGTTTATAAACCATTGACATTAACAAATGTGCGTCTTCggaaataaattaaaaacatttttgggacccACCTGGGTGAGCTGCTCTGCCACATGGATggcagtctgtgtgtgtagggtgaCTGGGCCAGTGCGGATTCTGGAGGTGCCATTCGCCAAGGCCATGAAGAGGATGAGCTGCCAGAAAGTGTAAGACAAAGAGTTCAGTATGACTCTAAATAGAGTAAGTTCAAGCAGCTGCTGTTAGATGGAGAGTAAGGCAAAGACAGGGGTCAAGCACCTATTCAACTTGGAAGTTCACGTTACTTACAATTAGTATAGATCACTTACAGGAGGACACCTAACATTGCGTTGTaaaatacctgtgtgtgtgtcattgctaACCTGGTCCTGGAGAAACTCGTCCACACAGCCGTTGTGCCTTATATTCCTGAGCAGCATCTCTGCAGCCTCGAAGCCCACTTTGTCTGCATACACACCTGAGGCACAGGAGAAAAGCATTAGTtgacattttgtattattctttttAGATCTGGGCCCGTATTTTTGGTGTCTAATAGAGCAGAAGTgggatctaggatcaggtacccCCTTGTAAATTTTTTCATTATAATCTAAACGGCAAAATTGATCCCAGATCAGCAGGCCTCTTATGGCGTATGCATGCTTCCCAGacaaaacagttcggaagagaTTGCGCAGATATTACGACAACATTTTTGTTAGCGTTGGACTTCGGTAATGGTTTTTGTCTGTCCGGGCACACATTTTTCCTCGAGGTAAGCCGGTGGCTAAGCCCCTTCGTCTGATTGGTCCACAGTAGGGATTATTCAATAAAGcatttgtcattcaacgagagaacccattttcatttaaaaaaattaattgtgaaatactgcaccaaacatcttagtttactgtaaaattgcgcgactaagatctcctctgcaaaaatgtcaaaattaaccgacagatttcttgagtcatcttagattaattctgactattttcaggaagtgtatactggctactgCATCTCAAAAcggacaaacagtaatattgcttaagggagtatgtgagcacactcgttcggttcgccTAGCTGAGCTCGAAGCATGCCAACGCCTTTACTTTAAGCTTTATGAATACTGGCCCAGAGGTTATCAGTGTGTGCCAGAGAGGTTTTAGTCATTTGTTTCCCTTAACAGGTGCACTGCATACGCCTCCTAACTCTGCTCCCAAGAGAACAAACTGTGTTGTTGTAGAAACAgacaatcaaaaaaaaaaaaagacctacGGATGCATCTGCTGATGGCAATTTGAAAATAGTAGCCACTATTGCCAAACAAAATACAATGAGCAAGATTTTCCCCTTTCTCAATATTTTCCTATTTCTCCACCGTTGACAACTTACCCTGTATGGCCTTAGAAATGTTCATGTTGATGCACTACTTCACTCACCATCCAATCAGATATTACAGTTTCACATCCTAGTATAGACATGCTAGGCATTCTCTGTCAGATTCTGCCGACTAGTGGTACATCGTGTACTGTACACTTCACAGACCAAGCAAGCACAAGAACAGTGGATTTCTCACCTTTCTTCCCAAGAGCTGACCCTGCAAATATACAGCCCGTGGAAGACTCTGCGATGATTCTGGTGAGGATAGACAGCACATCAAAAATGAGGTAGAACTGCAAAGCATTTAAGACGGCAGATCGCCCatggcagtaaaaaaaaaaaaaaaaaaaaaacattttaaaatacccCTCTCTCGTCTATCCACCAAACTAGGGACACAACATTATGCAAGCCATCAGTCTACTTATGAATGATTTTTCAGATGACGCCATCAATACACCCTCTACTAGTGCAAGTGGTTTGACAAGGATCGTCACCAAAAACATTGGCATAGTGACTGATACAGGTTTACTGAGGTCATACGGGTATTGGCATCTTTTAACAGTGTTAACAGTCGGAGGGTTCACGTAACGTAAAACGTCAGGTATAAGCTCACATGATGCCGTTGCCGCTCCCACAGGCCATGTCCTTCTCCTGCAGCGTTTGGATGTTTATGTACAggtcctttatctctctcctgaTAACTCTTGTTGCCGTCGTTGCCATGTCCTTGGCGAGCTGGAGGAAAACAAGTATGAGCTCACtcaaaatgtagttaattttttTCTCCCACGTGCATAGAGGGTAGCACATGTATCAGTGGAAAGAACTGTTCCGTGGCGTAAATTTCACCTGTCCAGAAACATCTAATTCATTGTTTGTAAGTACACAAGTGGAATAAGGATGAAAACCACTCTACTCCATTAATAGAGTAGTACATTATTACAAAGGTAAAACATTAACTTAATGTAAAATTCCTAGGTAATTCTAACCCAAAGCCAATCCTTTGTACTGTACCTTATAGGGTAGCACCCCAGCAACAAAGGACCTGCCATATATCTTGGTGATGGTCCCTCGTTCGGTCATGGTGACGGGGCTCAGCTCACTCACTGGGTTTACCTTGGCCACCACCTCACCTCCACCTTTGGGGTAGTAGCCCCTATTCGAGACAGAAGAagtgtcattttttgggggggccaggCAGTATTATCCCACCAACAATTCTCCAACACGGGAAGGGATACGAACCTCATTCTCAAATCACAGTCAAAATGTACTCCAAACTTCTCCACGATGGGCTTGAATACCTGGAAGACATTTGTATGTATTAAAGTATTTCCAATGGCATTTAACAACAATAGGAGAATGGCAAATAAGAGGATGTCGAGTGACAGTCATATACCAAGCGGTCATCTGCGGGTTTATCTATAGACACAGGGTATATAACTTGAGAGAAGTCCAATTCATGATTTCCCAGGAACACAAGCCCCCATTACAACCACTGGCACCTCTACAAACACAGGTTAGGTTAACCATACCTTTATGGTGTAGTCAATCTGCGGGGCCATGTCTGCGTTGGTGCCCCCCTTCAGACAGAGCTCCGAGGGTCCGTCAGCATACAGGGCACAGGGTAGAGAGACTTGCAGCAGCAGCCCAACACTCCTGGCGCAGAGCGACACAGAAGTACGAGTTAGATGGAGACTAATGTAGTACGTTTCTTCCTATTTGTTTGGTGAAATTAAGTATTGAATTCTATAGACACTTCTAGATATTGTTTTGGATAGTGTTTCTACGGCTATAAAATATGTCAGGTTGATAGTAACTACAAGGTTTTTAACACAACAAACTGTCTGTCCCATACTCTATTTGAATGTGTAGTTTGGAAGAACGGAGAAGCAGCCTGACATGATTTACCCTGCTGTTTGGGGGTCTGCGGTGTGCTTCCCAGCCTTTATTTTCCCAGGGGTGAGTGTGACTTCAGTAGATCCCACTGTGCCACCCTCTAGATTTCCACAACAAATGTCTCTCACCAACTCCAACCCTGACAGATGTTGTGGTCTTGTGAAAAGGGGAAGGGGGGTGGCGGGTTAACAATGAAAGGAACAAACGTCTTATTTCACTATAAAAAAATAAGTAGGCTTTGATATTATCTGTGCAGAATAACATAGGCGATGAAGGAAAAGTTGAGTAGGCTAGTTCGGTTGTTGATAGGAATAAGTGAACAGCCATGTGCTAGCGCATTAACCAACAAAGGATCACATGAAAAATGTAACGAGGGCATCTGCCGTTCAATATAAAACAAATTAGACAGTTACAAATAAAGGCTGTAAAACCGTTATCAATTGTTTATCGGAGACGTACGTTAATGCTACATCTACTTTGAAAAGAAAGGTCCTTTAGACCAACTTTGCTTTGTTTTCTGATTCACTAAACTTCTGTCTGGGGTCGCCGGGGATCGCCCCAGGGCTATAGACTGCGACTAGAGTGAAGCTTACATTTATTAGTAATGACATGTGGCTTTTGTTGTTATACATACTCTGTGTAATATTATGGCAAATATTTATGAAATGAATTACCTTAATCCTGGTGTACTTCTACCTGCGCGGATTTTGTGTATTCTGATGGATGCGCCGTTGATGCAACTCAGTGCGGCGGTTACTCTCAAAATTTGCCCGCCCTGAAAGaggacaaaacatgacaatgtaCACAGTAAATACATATCCTAAGTTTACTGTCAAACCATTTTTATAaaatatgtagtagaaagtgtaTTTTAATCGTGTGAAATACTCACACCCTCCATTATACTTCCGTCCATTTCCACTGCTGCGGCCATTTTTGAAAAAATAAGACAAATATTTATACTTTTCAATGA
This window of the Salvelinus sp. IW2-2015 linkage group LG16, ASM291031v2, whole genome shotgun sequence genome carries:
- the LOC111975701 gene encoding RNA 3'-terminal phosphate cyclase isoform X1; the protein is MAAAVEMDGSIMEGGGQILRVTAALSCINGASIRIHKIRAGRSTPGLRPQHLSGLELVRDICCGNLEGGTVGSTEVTLTPGKIKAGKHTADPQTAGSVGLLLQVSLPCALYADGPSELCLKGGTNADMAPQIDYTIKVFKPIVEKFGVHFDCDLRMRGYYPKGGGEVVAKVNPVSELSPVTMTERGTITKIYGRSFVAGVLPYKLAKDMATTATRVIRREIKDLYINIQTLQEKDMACGSGNGIIIIAESSTGCIFAGSALGKKGVYADKVGFEAAEMLLRNIRHNGCVDEFLQDQLILFMALANGTSRIRTGPVTLHTQTAIHVAEQLTQAKFTVTKAEDENASNDTYIIECQGVGVTNPHF
- the LOC111975701 gene encoding RNA 3'-terminal phosphate cyclase isoform X2, whose product is MAAAVEMDGSIMEGGGQILRVTAALSCINGASIRIHKIRAGRSTPGLRPQHLSGLELVRDICCGNLEGGTVGSTEVTLTPGKIKAGKHTADPQTAGSVGLLLQVSLPCALYADGPSELCLKGGTNADMAPQIDYTIKVFKPIVEKFGVHFDCDLRMRGYYPKGGGEVVAKVNPVSELSPVTMTERGTITKIYGRSFVAGVLPYKLAKDMATTATRVIRREIKDLYINIQTLQEKDMACGSGNGIIIIAESSTGCIFAGSALGKKGVYADKVGFEAAEMLLRNIRHNGCVDEFLQDQVSNDTHTAHPLHGLGEWHLQNPHWPSHPTHTDCHPCGRAAHPG